A single genomic interval of Nocardioides nitrophenolicus harbors:
- a CDS encoding type 1 glutamine amidotransferase, producing the protein MTIAVLSHVPEPLIAVLRERAAAAGRELTVYAAYRGELPERDAHEAWVVLGGAQSAHADRATLQPEIDTLAGAVDDGLPLLAICLGAQLLAVATGGRAFTGDSGLEAGLIEVSSTAAQPPSGRYLSFHSDSMEPPPGAERLAKSDRYLQAWRYRSALAVQFHPELDVTGFEAVLDVEEDKLAHFGVDVPALRAEIAVPQPSPSAGERLIDSWLAGLPARP; encoded by the coding sequence ATGACCATCGCTGTGCTCAGCCACGTCCCCGAGCCCCTGATCGCCGTCCTGCGCGAGCGGGCGGCGGCCGCGGGCCGCGAGCTGACCGTCTACGCCGCCTATCGCGGCGAGCTCCCCGAGCGGGACGCTCATGAGGCCTGGGTCGTGCTCGGCGGTGCGCAGAGCGCGCACGCGGACCGCGCCACCCTGCAGCCGGAGATCGACACACTCGCGGGCGCGGTTGACGACGGACTGCCGCTGCTCGCGATCTGCCTCGGCGCCCAGCTGCTCGCCGTCGCGACCGGCGGGCGGGCCTTCACCGGCGACAGCGGGCTGGAAGCGGGCCTGATCGAGGTCTCCTCGACCGCGGCGCAGCCCCCCTCGGGCCGGTATCTCTCGTTCCACTCCGACTCGATGGAGCCGCCGCCGGGGGCCGAGCGCCTGGCGAAGAGCGACCGCTACCTCCAGGCCTGGCGGTACCGCAGCGCGCTGGCGGTCCAGTTCCATCCCGAGCTCGACGTCACCGGCTTCGAGGCCGTGCTCGACGTCGAGGAGGACAAGCTCGCCCATTTCGGCGTCGACGTGCCCGCCCTCCGGGCCGAGATCGCCGTCCCCCAACCCTCGCCGAGCGCCGGCGAGCGCCTGATCGACAGCTGGCTGGCCGGTC
- a CDS encoding aromatic-ring-hydroxylating dioxygenase subunit beta: MRLSALPPQFQDTSAHSFHVDADWYAELDAFRALLADDWPAAPIDEWHQAQSFLAREARLVDEGRFNDWLGMFAGDGLYWVPVTAGGGDPRHEVSHAFDDHRRLTDRVYWLRTGLAYSQIPASRTRRAITNVETVTDLEGRRLVRSSFVVHEFRAGVAKTYAGWYGHVLVPADTGGDDWRIRLKLVNLLDSEQYHENLTLVF, encoded by the coding sequence ATGAGGCTCTCGGCACTTCCCCCGCAGTTCCAGGACACCTCGGCGCACTCCTTCCACGTCGACGCCGACTGGTACGCCGAGCTGGACGCCTTCCGCGCGCTGCTGGCCGACGACTGGCCGGCCGCGCCCATCGACGAGTGGCACCAGGCGCAGTCGTTCCTGGCCCGCGAGGCCCGGCTGGTCGACGAGGGCCGGTTCAACGACTGGCTCGGGATGTTCGCCGGCGACGGCCTGTACTGGGTGCCCGTCACGGCGGGCGGCGGCGACCCGCGGCACGAGGTCAGCCACGCCTTCGACGACCATCGGCGGCTCACCGACCGCGTCTACTGGCTGCGCACCGGCCTGGCCTACAGCCAGATCCCGGCCTCGCGGACCCGGCGCGCGATCACCAACGTCGAGACCGTCACCGACCTCGAGGGACGCCGTCTGGTCCGCTCGAGCTTCGTCGTGCACGAGTTCCGCGCGGGCGTCGCGAAGACCTACGCCGGCTGGTACGGCCACGTGCTCGTGCCCGCGGACACTGGCGGGGACGACTGGCGGATCCGGCTCAAGCTGGTGAACCTGCTCGACTCCGAGCAGTACCACGAGAACCTCACCCTGGTGTTCTGA
- a CDS encoding aromatic ring-hydroxylating oxygenase subunit alpha, translating into MTVQEQRPTAPERDRTDRWSDLVHEDRVHRTLYTEADVFAEEMVKVFGGESWAYLAHESQLPGPNAFVSVRLGLRPVLVTRDRHGALHAIFNRCAHRAATVCREESGTAKSFQCPYHGWTFRNTGELVGVPWPQGYAELDKDAFGLTRVARVESYRGFVFGTMNADAPSVEEWLGHARPWLDYWIDRAPAGEVLLGSAAYRMGFRGNWKLAYDNAGDGYHPSFSHRSLLEMASRMGESKDMSYFGRTPDDGPMVSYSLGNGHSVIDQRPAHGDEPGSFWANQRPQPGRESFEARIRAEHGADADRLLDLAIGAQINLSIFPNLLIIGNQVQVIEPLAVDRTQLTWHATRIGGVPEEVNTLRMRSQEDFPAFGEPDDQANFEEAQRGLAATEAEWIFMNRGLDVTPWQSLGEDGVIATAVTDELHMRSYYDEWLRRMREEVR; encoded by the coding sequence ATGACCGTCCAGGAACAACGACCGACAGCACCCGAGAGGGACCGGACCGACCGCTGGAGCGACCTGGTCCACGAGGACCGGGTGCACCGCACCCTGTACACCGAGGCCGACGTCTTCGCCGAGGAGATGGTGAAGGTCTTCGGCGGCGAGTCGTGGGCCTACCTGGCCCACGAGTCGCAGCTGCCCGGGCCGAACGCCTTCGTGTCGGTGCGGCTGGGGCTGCGCCCGGTGCTGGTGACCCGCGACCGGCACGGCGCGCTGCACGCGATCTTCAACCGCTGCGCGCACCGCGCCGCGACCGTATGCCGCGAGGAGTCGGGCACCGCCAAGAGCTTCCAGTGCCCGTACCATGGCTGGACCTTCCGCAACACCGGCGAGCTGGTCGGCGTGCCCTGGCCTCAGGGGTACGCCGAGCTGGACAAGGACGCGTTCGGCCTGACCCGCGTTGCCCGGGTCGAGAGCTACCGCGGGTTCGTGTTCGGGACCATGAACGCCGACGCGCCGTCGGTCGAGGAGTGGCTCGGGCACGCGCGGCCCTGGCTGGACTACTGGATCGACCGGGCGCCCGCGGGCGAGGTGCTGCTGGGCTCGGCCGCCTACCGGATGGGCTTCCGCGGCAACTGGAAGCTCGCCTACGACAACGCCGGCGACGGCTACCACCCGTCGTTCTCGCACCGCTCGCTGCTCGAGATGGCCTCGCGGATGGGCGAGTCGAAGGACATGTCGTACTTCGGGCGCACGCCCGACGACGGCCCGATGGTGTCGTACTCGCTCGGCAACGGGCACAGCGTGATCGACCAGCGGCCCGCGCACGGCGACGAGCCGGGCAGCTTCTGGGCGAACCAGCGTCCGCAGCCGGGCCGCGAGTCGTTCGAGGCGCGGATCCGCGCCGAGCACGGTGCCGACGCCGACCGGCTGCTCGACCTGGCGATCGGCGCCCAGATCAACCTCAGCATCTTCCCGAACCTGCTCATCATCGGGAACCAGGTCCAGGTGATCGAGCCACTGGCCGTCGACCGCACCCAGCTGACCTGGCACGCGACCCGGATCGGCGGCGTGCCCGAGGAGGTCAACACGCTGCGGATGCGCAGCCAGGAGGACTTCCCGGCGTTCGGCGAGCCCGACGACCAGGCCAACTTCGAGGAGGCCCAGCGCGGCCTCGCCGCGACCGAGGCGGAGTGGATCTTCATGAACCGTGGGCTCGACGTCACGCCGTGGCAGTCGCTCGGTGAGGACGGCGTCATCGCCACCGCCGTCACCGACGAGCTGCACATGCGCAGCTACTACGACGAGTGGCTGCGCCGGATGCGGGAGGAGGTCCGATGA
- a CDS encoding IclR family transcriptional regulator — MANSAPPIESLHRGLVLLKELRDGRVLGVKEAAELLGVAPSTAHRLLTALCYDGFAVQDRDRQYRLGPELRPEQVRGRDVGEFRTLVHPVIDRLSQAVGETVHVWVRQGPLLRWVDGVAGPAPSHVATDRWDRVPAYASAAGKALLSELNGKQLEEVFADGLPPARSSRITSMQSLKRHLHAVRTRGYALSIEESAQGVDGIAVCSKDALGRPIFAISLAIPSSRFERAKVPDYVEALRYAVEQTEEALGSPTD, encoded by the coding sequence GTGGCGAATTCCGCACCTCCGATCGAGTCCCTGCATCGCGGCCTGGTCCTCCTCAAGGAGCTGCGCGACGGCCGGGTCCTCGGCGTCAAGGAGGCCGCGGAGCTGCTGGGCGTCGCGCCGTCGACGGCCCATCGGCTGCTCACCGCCCTCTGCTACGACGGCTTCGCGGTCCAGGACCGGGACCGCCAGTACCGGCTCGGCCCCGAGCTGCGTCCCGAGCAGGTGCGCGGGCGCGACGTCGGGGAGTTCCGCACCCTCGTGCACCCGGTGATCGACCGGCTGAGCCAGGCCGTCGGCGAGACCGTGCACGTCTGGGTCCGCCAGGGACCGTTGCTGCGCTGGGTCGACGGCGTCGCCGGCCCCGCCCCGTCCCACGTCGCGACCGACCGGTGGGACCGGGTGCCGGCGTACGCGTCGGCGGCCGGCAAGGCGCTGCTCTCCGAGCTCAACGGCAAGCAGCTCGAGGAGGTCTTCGCCGACGGCCTGCCGCCCGCCCGCTCGTCGCGGATCACCAGCATGCAGTCGCTCAAGCGCCACCTGCACGCCGTCCGCACCCGCGGCTACGCGCTGAGCATCGAGGAGTCCGCGCAGGGTGTCGACGGCATCGCCGTCTGCTCGAAGGACGCGCTGGGGCGGCCGATCTTCGCCATCTCGCTGGCCATCCCGAGCTCGCGCTTCGAGCGCGCCAAGGTGCCCGACTACGTCGAGGCGCTGCGCTACGCCGTCGAGCAGACCGAGGAGGCGCTGGGCTCGCCGACGGACTGA
- a CDS encoding M24 family metallopeptidase, whose protein sequence is MSQSIDERDRRWAALDRAMVAHDLDALVFAANDYRGHKGSLRYVADYNLCHKYGNAVLLREREPVLVLSGSLVSARKPVSGWVRDYRFPQTTGAGLVEALKEADRLEKVGVIGLGQVLKVNEYLALTEAFPGCAFVDFTKEFERVRAVKSAWELAGAEESAYILDQCFHRLLEIAHAGITEREIAAEMHRVGHLLGGEDPIFLSMHTDEQNEHSRSTFDSPRDRVLGTHDVHTFSFEMIGPRGYWTELARMVTFAAPDEVTARMARAVTDGIGNGARAMTPGAIPSDIQRTVLAGVEQHGATTSYWSGHSLGLDVIEDPMIGLDVVEDPDQSADNTIEAGMVLTLHPMVQDTEGRHSGYMSDTFIVEPGGSRKLSEHPTGLHRISRGGVSVHDH, encoded by the coding sequence ATGTCCCAGTCCATCGACGAGCGCGATCGGCGGTGGGCCGCGCTCGACCGGGCGATGGTCGCGCACGACCTCGACGCCCTCGTCTTCGCGGCCAACGACTACCGCGGCCACAAGGGGTCGCTGCGCTACGTCGCCGACTACAACCTGTGCCACAAGTACGGCAACGCCGTGCTCCTGCGCGAGCGCGAGCCGGTGCTCGTGCTCTCGGGCAGCCTGGTGAGCGCCCGCAAGCCGGTCTCCGGCTGGGTGCGTGACTACCGGTTCCCGCAGACCACCGGCGCCGGTCTGGTCGAGGCGCTCAAGGAGGCCGACCGGCTGGAGAAGGTCGGCGTCATCGGGCTCGGCCAGGTGCTCAAGGTCAACGAGTACCTCGCGCTCACCGAGGCGTTCCCCGGCTGCGCGTTCGTCGACTTCACCAAGGAGTTCGAGCGGGTCCGCGCGGTCAAGAGCGCCTGGGAGCTGGCCGGTGCCGAGGAGTCGGCGTACATCCTCGACCAGTGCTTCCACCGGCTGCTCGAGATCGCGCACGCCGGCATCACCGAGCGCGAGATCGCGGCGGAGATGCACCGGGTCGGGCACCTGCTCGGCGGTGAGGACCCGATCTTCTTGTCGATGCACACCGACGAGCAGAACGAGCACTCCCGCTCGACGTTCGACAGCCCACGCGACCGGGTGCTCGGCACGCACGACGTGCACACCTTCTCGTTCGAGATGATCGGGCCGCGCGGCTACTGGACCGAGCTGGCCCGGATGGTCACCTTCGCCGCTCCGGACGAGGTCACCGCACGGATGGCCCGCGCGGTCACCGACGGCATCGGCAACGGCGCCCGGGCGATGACGCCCGGGGCGATTCCCAGCGACATCCAGCGCACCGTGCTGGCCGGCGTCGAGCAGCACGGCGCCACCACGTCGTACTGGTCGGGGCACTCGCTCGGGCTCGACGTCATCGAGGACCCGATGATCGGGCTCGACGTCGTCGAGGACCCCGACCAGTCGGCCGACAACACCATCGAGGCGGGGATGGTCCTGACCCTCCACCCGATGGTCCAGGACACCGAGGGTCGCCACAGCGGCTACATGTCCGACACTTTCATCGTGGAGCCCGGCGGGAGCCGGAAGCTGTCCGAGCACCCCACCGGTCTCCACCGCATCTCCCGAGGAGGGGTCTCCGTCCATGACCACTGA
- a CDS encoding hydantoinase B/oxoprolinase family protein, translating to MTTDQSTAPAAPAAGIDPITASVLQRRVDSISKEMATMLMRSSRSPIFNEIGDLVTVIFDRNGNTLAQAEFAAIIAFGAHPSLEYIIEYFGDDIHEGDVIIHNDVYHGGNQNADTGIFLPIFAEGRLIGWAAAKGHLADIGGMTAGGYNPNARDIWQEALRIPPLKLAEKGVPRKDVWDLLAANIRFGFVMEDIRAMVGCCTVGARRVVEVVERYGLDSYESHWRYILDSSRRQVEAEVGRWPDGRYHGESFMTSDGVDPTRKYKIAVDIEIAGSDITFDFSGSDDQSPGICNMPPAAAKGAVRIAFLMLMASGGIRIPTNQGLFAPIATRFRKGSIVDPEFPAATIYGNQLCDEVVEAIMLALADALPDRVCAGWNKYMCTATNGIDPRTGEPFAAFTVFQRTGPGGVQGQDGWDALGFTGTAGQMRYPDPEMLEITTPHFLEYNEYLPDSAGAGEFRGGYGTRSAWRTYGEGQIGVTLADNMAHEGAFPARGLFGGLDSGLNELRVEYPDGTSQDWGSKEIIDQPVGTRVISHAGGGAGYGDPRRRPAAKVLAEVRDGLLSAEKARADYGVVLTADGQAVDEAQTAALRA from the coding sequence ATGACCACTGACCAGAGCACCGCCCCGGCCGCCCCGGCCGCCGGCATCGACCCGATCACGGCCTCCGTGCTGCAGCGCCGGGTCGACTCCATCAGCAAGGAGATGGCGACGATGCTGATGCGCTCGTCGCGCTCGCCCATCTTCAACGAGATCGGCGACCTGGTGACGGTCATCTTCGACCGCAACGGCAACACGCTCGCCCAGGCCGAGTTCGCGGCGATCATCGCGTTCGGCGCGCACCCGTCGCTGGAGTACATCATCGAGTACTTCGGGGACGACATCCACGAGGGCGACGTCATCATCCACAACGACGTCTACCACGGGGGAAACCAGAACGCCGACACCGGGATCTTCCTGCCGATCTTCGCCGAGGGCCGGCTGATCGGCTGGGCCGCGGCCAAGGGGCACCTCGCCGACATCGGCGGCATGACCGCCGGCGGCTACAACCCCAACGCCCGCGACATCTGGCAGGAGGCGCTCCGCATCCCGCCGCTCAAGCTGGCCGAGAAGGGCGTGCCCCGCAAAGACGTGTGGGACCTGCTCGCCGCGAACATCCGGTTCGGCTTCGTCATGGAGGACATCCGGGCGATGGTCGGCTGCTGCACCGTCGGGGCCCGCCGGGTGGTGGAGGTGGTCGAGCGCTACGGACTCGACAGCTACGAGTCGCACTGGCGCTACATCCTCGACAGCTCCCGCCGCCAGGTCGAGGCCGAGGTCGGCCGCTGGCCCGACGGTCGCTACCACGGCGAGAGCTTCATGACCTCCGACGGCGTCGACCCGACGCGGAAGTACAAGATCGCTGTCGACATCGAGATCGCCGGCAGCGACATCACCTTCGACTTCTCCGGCTCCGACGACCAGTCGCCCGGCATCTGCAACATGCCGCCCGCGGCGGCCAAGGGGGCGGTCCGGATCGCCTTCCTGATGCTGATGGCCAGCGGCGGCATCCGGATCCCCACCAACCAGGGGCTGTTCGCGCCGATCGCCACGAGGTTCCGCAAGGGATCGATCGTCGACCCGGAGTTCCCGGCGGCGACGATCTACGGCAACCAGCTCTGCGACGAGGTGGTCGAGGCGATCATGCTCGCGCTCGCCGACGCGCTGCCCGACCGGGTCTGCGCCGGCTGGAACAAGTACATGTGCACCGCCACCAACGGCATCGACCCGCGCACCGGCGAGCCCTTCGCGGCGTTCACCGTCTTCCAGCGCACCGGCCCGGGCGGCGTGCAGGGGCAGGACGGCTGGGACGCGCTCGGCTTCACCGGCACCGCCGGCCAGATGCGCTATCCCGACCCGGAGATGCTGGAGATCACCACGCCGCACTTCCTGGAGTACAACGAGTACCTCCCCGACTCGGCCGGCGCCGGCGAGTTCCGCGGCGGCTACGGCACCCGCTCCGCCTGGCGCACCTACGGCGAGGGCCAGATCGGCGTCACCCTCGCCGACAACATGGCCCACGAGGGCGCCTTTCCGGCCCGCGGCCTCTTCGGCGGTCTCGACTCCGGCCTCAACGAGCTGCGCGTCGAGTACCCCGACGGCACCAGCCAGGACTGGGGCTCCAAGGAGATCATCGACCAGCCCGTCGGCACCCGGGTCATCTCGCACGCCGGCGGCGGCGCAGGGTACGGCGACCCGCGCCGACGGCCCGCCGCGAAGGTGCTGGCGGAGGTCCGCGACGGCCTCCTCTCGGCCGAGAAGGCCCGCGCCGACTACGGCGTCGTCCTCACCGCCGACGGCCAGGCCGTCGACGAAGCCCAGACCGCGGCGCTCCGCGCCTGA
- a CDS encoding hydantoinase/oxoprolinase family protein, translated as MSIRIGIDVGGTFTDFLVIYPDGSRRIHKTSSVPVDPPQAVLNGLRELADLEGTSVEAFVDRIGLIVHGTTVTTNALLTRRGPKTAMLVTEGFRDVLPMRHGTREDGYDNLLAMPEPLAPRHLRLPIEGRMDYLGGEVTPLDEDGVRAAAEALREQDVQAVAISFMHSHANPAHERRAAEILGEALPDVYLTESAELLGQARYYERSSAAVLNSYAGPIISSYLRTLTGLLEEVRFGGLLLMMQSNGGVATPAELARRAALSLLSGPASGPTAGLLVTAEHGWDSCLTVDMGGTSFDAAAVKGGKPLVMTDGSIDRWSLALPSVDIHTIGAGGGSIASVDEGGLLSVGPQSAGAVPGPACYGRGGDRATTTDADVVLGYLDPDSFLNGQMALDKAAAEEAIRRDVAEPLGLSVLEAAAGIYEMVNVSMASGVRDITVRRGLDPRDFPIVVAGGAGPVHAAAIAGELDIPVLITPRDSSIFCAAGMLVCDFKHDYVQSANDRLDVLDLAGLVRTWKTMAEEGRATLHGEGVADDAITFEPSLDLRYKGQWYELNIPLDAAMLAAPDVATIAAAFHAEHELLFGYHSDEMPIDVLNVRLSAVGRTSDERIDLASEVVVDKPERPARREIWSPAQKAMVEVDVHQGTAMGPNARISGPAVIELGTTTIVVLDQYDCVVDRSGSFVMYLRERAAELEARLNL; from the coding sequence ATGAGCATCCGCATCGGAATCGACGTCGGCGGCACGTTCACCGACTTCCTCGTGATCTACCCCGACGGCAGCCGCCGCATCCACAAGACCAGCTCGGTCCCGGTCGACCCGCCCCAGGCGGTCCTCAACGGCCTGCGCGAGCTGGCCGACCTCGAGGGCACCTCGGTCGAGGCGTTCGTCGACCGGATCGGCCTGATCGTCCACGGCACCACCGTCACCACCAACGCGCTGCTGACCCGGCGCGGCCCGAAGACCGCCATGCTCGTCACCGAGGGCTTCCGCGACGTGCTGCCCATGCGGCACGGCACCCGCGAGGACGGCTACGACAACCTCCTCGCGATGCCCGAGCCGCTGGCGCCGCGCCACCTCCGGCTGCCGATCGAGGGCCGGATGGACTACCTGGGCGGCGAGGTCACCCCGCTCGACGAGGACGGCGTCCGCGCCGCCGCCGAGGCGCTGCGCGAGCAGGACGTCCAGGCCGTGGCGATCTCGTTCATGCACTCCCACGCCAATCCAGCCCACGAGCGCCGGGCCGCGGAGATCCTGGGGGAGGCGCTGCCCGACGTCTACCTCACCGAGTCGGCCGAGCTGCTCGGCCAGGCGCGCTACTACGAGCGGTCGAGCGCGGCGGTGCTCAACTCCTACGCGGGGCCGATCATCTCGTCGTACCTCCGGACGCTCACGGGGTTGCTCGAGGAGGTCCGGTTCGGCGGTCTGCTGCTGATGATGCAGTCCAACGGCGGCGTCGCGACGCCGGCCGAGCTGGCCCGCCGGGCCGCGCTGTCGCTGCTCTCCGGGCCGGCCTCGGGGCCGACCGCCGGCCTGCTGGTCACCGCCGAGCACGGCTGGGACTCGTGCCTGACCGTGGACATGGGCGGCACCAGCTTCGACGCCGCCGCGGTCAAGGGCGGCAAGCCGCTGGTGATGACCGACGGCAGCATCGACCGCTGGTCGCTGGCCCTGCCCTCGGTCGACATCCACACCATCGGCGCCGGTGGCGGCTCGATCGCCTCGGTCGACGAGGGCGGGCTGCTCAGCGTGGGGCCGCAGAGCGCGGGCGCCGTGCCGGGTCCGGCCTGCTACGGCCGGGGCGGCGACCGGGCGACGACGACGGACGCCGACGTCGTCCTCGGCTACCTCGACCCGGACAGCTTCCTCAACGGCCAGATGGCGCTCGACAAGGCGGCCGCCGAGGAGGCGATCCGCCGCGACGTCGCCGAGCCCCTGGGACTCAGCGTGCTCGAGGCGGCGGCCGGCATCTACGAGATGGTCAACGTCTCGATGGCCTCCGGCGTCCGCGACATCACGGTGCGCCGCGGCCTCGACCCGCGTGACTTCCCGATCGTCGTGGCCGGCGGTGCCGGTCCGGTGCACGCCGCCGCCATCGCCGGCGAGCTGGACATCCCGGTCCTGATCACGCCCCGCGACTCGTCGATCTTCTGCGCCGCCGGCATGTTGGTGTGCGACTTCAAGCACGACTACGTGCAGAGCGCCAACGACCGCCTCGACGTGCTCGACCTCGCCGGGCTGGTCCGCACCTGGAAGACGATGGCCGAGGAGGGCCGGGCGACGCTGCACGGCGAGGGTGTCGCCGACGACGCGATCACCTTCGAGCCGTCGCTCGACCTGCGCTACAAGGGTCAGTGGTACGAGCTCAACATCCCGCTCGACGCGGCGATGCTGGCCGCGCCCGACGTCGCCACCATCGCGGCGGCCTTCCACGCCGAGCACGAGCTGCTCTTCGGCTACCACAGCGACGAGATGCCGATCGACGTCCTCAACGTCCGCCTCTCGGCGGTCGGCCGCACGTCCGACGAGCGGATCGACCTCGCCTCCGAGGTCGTCGTCGACAAGCCGGAGCGTCCCGCGCGGCGCGAGATCTGGTCGCCGGCACAGAAGGCGATGGTCGAGGTCGACGTCCATCAGGGCACGGCGATGGGGCCGAACGCCCGGATCAGCGGTCCCGCGGTGATCGAGCTCGGCACGACGACCATCGTCGTGCTCGACCAGTACGACTGCGTCGTCGACCGCAGCGGCTCCTTCGTGATGTACCTGCGCGAGCGCGCCGCGGAGCTCGAGGCCCGGCTCAACCTCTGA
- a CDS encoding purine-cytosine permease family protein, giving the protein MPENTSRRPDLRAVIEDNALQSVPLDQRQSGWALFANTAGVGSTLVVLGVGAAVTFTAGTRWGLVVALVAAVFGSGIGWAVGRICQATGTSSTVTARFHGLGTRGSALASLVFAFMILGFLALENALLYYGTIFMFGWEPSTANKLGIYGVLTVAWIVLTTFGLGLVQKVSLLLTVVCGVLFVVVTIVALDKSSVSLGDVWSYSPPGVGFTEITAALSIIAGIAGALALVGADFSRYARTSGDVRVLAVGGAIVVNIVVVAIGTIVFQAGNLVVAEHLADPTNAAQAASQVGATIPEKIAFMSSANPGAYFIVLSGFLGFLVMYAAQAKAQVLNTYSGSLALSNLSDAVFGRSPGRLVMVVLGNVIALLAIWGDILDRINSFLGLLGILTTALCALMITDFFVVRRGAAHRERVEQFNWAGIVAMLASSALAYWLQDSGRTNLGFLIALVLCPLLYVALRSSLLPEGRGTGTVEASAALELAE; this is encoded by the coding sequence ATGCCCGAAAACACCTCACGACGGCCCGATCTCCGGGCCGTCATCGAAGACAACGCCCTGCAGTCCGTCCCGCTCGACCAGCGCCAGAGCGGCTGGGCGCTGTTCGCCAACACCGCCGGCGTCGGCTCGACGCTGGTGGTCCTCGGCGTCGGTGCCGCCGTCACCTTCACCGCCGGCACCCGGTGGGGTCTCGTGGTGGCCCTGGTGGCCGCGGTCTTCGGCTCGGGCATCGGCTGGGCGGTCGGCCGGATCTGCCAGGCCACCGGTACGTCGTCCACGGTCACCGCCCGCTTCCACGGCCTCGGCACCCGCGGCTCGGCACTCGCCTCGCTGGTGTTCGCGTTCATGATCCTCGGCTTCCTCGCCCTGGAGAACGCGCTGCTCTACTACGGCACGATCTTCATGTTCGGGTGGGAGCCGTCGACCGCCAACAAGCTCGGCATCTACGGCGTCCTCACCGTCGCCTGGATCGTGCTGACCACCTTCGGTCTCGGCCTGGTGCAGAAGGTGTCGCTGCTGCTGACCGTGGTGTGCGGCGTGCTGTTCGTCGTGGTCACGATCGTCGCCCTCGACAAGTCGTCGGTCTCGCTGGGCGACGTGTGGTCCTACAGCCCGCCGGGGGTGGGCTTCACCGAGATCACCGCGGCGCTGTCGATCATCGCCGGCATCGCCGGCGCGCTCGCCCTCGTCGGCGCCGACTTCAGCCGCTACGCGCGGACCTCGGGTGACGTCCGGGTGCTCGCGGTCGGCGGCGCGATCGTGGTCAACATCGTGGTGGTGGCGATCGGCACGATCGTCTTCCAGGCCGGCAACCTCGTCGTCGCCGAGCACCTCGCCGACCCGACCAACGCCGCCCAGGCCGCCAGCCAGGTGGGCGCCACGATCCCGGAGAAGATCGCCTTCATGTCGTCGGCCAATCCCGGCGCCTACTTCATCGTCCTGTCCGGCTTCCTCGGCTTCCTGGTGATGTACGCCGCGCAGGCCAAGGCCCAGGTGCTCAACACCTACTCGGGCTCGCTCGCCCTGAGCAACCTCTCCGACGCGGTCTTCGGCCGCAGCCCGGGCCGGCTGGTCATGGTGGTGCTCGGCAACGTGATCGCGCTGCTCGCCATCTGGGGCGACATCCTGGACCGGATCAACTCCTTCCTCGGCCTGCTCGGCATCCTGACCACGGCGCTGTGCGCGCTGATGATCACCGACTTCTTCGTGGTCCGCCGCGGCGCGGCCCACCGGGAGCGGGTCGAGCAGTTCAACTGGGCCGGCATCGTCGCGATGCTGGCGTCGTCGGCGCTGGCCTACTGGCTGCAGGACTCGGGCCGGACCAACCTCGGCTTCCTGATCGCCCTCGTCCTGTGCCCCCTGCTCTATGTCGCCCTGCGCTCCTCGCTGCTGCCCGAGGGCCGCGGCACCGGCACCGTCGAGGCCAGCGCCGCGCTGGAGCTGGCCGAGTAG